One genomic region from Gemmobacter aquarius encodes:
- a CDS encoding amylosucrase, whose product MVKTPSVTDDEIFALRLNRSAPDLWPMLDALYGHRPDYPAFREALLKALGKAWKARPADLKRLDLQRDLEPDWFLRPDMAGYVFYIDRFAGTIPKVLDRLDYLKELGITYVHFMPCLKPRPGDSDGGYSVMDYRTINPAYGTMDDFETAARTFRENGISLCIDLVLNHTAKEHAWAKKAAKGDAKYQDYYLMFDAPDLPKRYEETLVEVFPDNAPGNFTHYPDFGKWVWTTFNEHQWDLNWANPWVFLEITDIMLTLANRGADILRLDAVAFMWKRLGTRCQSEPEVHMILQALRAASRIAAPATIHLAEAIVAPAEMLPYLGRGIHDGRTGNLAYHNSLMVQFWSSLATRDTRMMRHVLATHFPPKLTNATYATYIRCHDDIGWAVTDEDAAALGLSGPAHRAYLSDFYEGSFPGTFSRGALFQHNEATGDKRISGSFASLAGLETALGANDRTAIDHAINRILMGHALIAAFGGIPLIYMGDELALLNDRSYETVPEHAHDSRWIHRPQMDWQLAEARHSGETPAAQVFAGTRHILARRRATAAIHAGNATRVIPCDTPQVFAFTRETPTGNLLCLFNFSEDWVHLPASWLRAQGTVRLHDELSDLPVAVHDGMVALPPFARAWIS is encoded by the coding sequence ATGGTCAAGACGCCGTCCGTTACGGATGACGAGATTTTCGCGCTGCGCCTGAACCGCAGCGCGCCCGATCTTTGGCCCATGCTGGATGCGCTTTATGGCCATCGCCCTGATTATCCGGCCTTTCGCGAGGCGCTTCTGAAAGCCCTTGGCAAGGCGTGGAAGGCGCGGCCTGCCGACCTGAAACGGCTCGATCTGCAGCGTGATCTGGAGCCTGACTGGTTCTTGCGCCCCGATATGGCGGGCTATGTGTTCTACATCGACCGCTTTGCAGGCACGATCCCCAAGGTGTTGGATCGGTTGGATTATCTAAAAGAACTGGGCATTACTTACGTTCATTTCATGCCCTGCCTGAAACCCCGCCCGGGCGATTCGGACGGGGGGTATTCGGTGATGGATTACCGCACCATCAACCCCGCTTATGGCACGATGGATGATTTCGAAACCGCGGCCCGCACCTTTCGCGAAAACGGCATCTCGCTCTGCATCGATCTGGTGCTGAACCACACGGCCAAGGAACATGCCTGGGCGAAAAAGGCGGCGAAGGGGGATGCGAAATATCAGGATTACTACCTGATGTTCGACGCGCCCGATCTTCCAAAGCGCTATGAAGAAACGCTGGTCGAGGTGTTCCCCGACAACGCGCCAGGCAATTTCACGCATTATCCGGATTTCGGGAAATGGGTCTGGACGACGTTCAACGAACATCAATGGGATCTGAACTGGGCCAACCCTTGGGTGTTCCTCGAGATCACCGACATCATGCTGACCCTCGCCAATCGGGGGGCCGATATTCTGCGGCTGGACGCTGTGGCCTTCATGTGGAAACGGCTTGGAACGCGCTGCCAGTCTGAGCCGGAGGTGCATATGATCTTGCAGGCGCTGCGTGCGGCATCGCGGATTGCAGCACCTGCGACGATCCATCTGGCCGAGGCGATTGTCGCACCGGCCGAGATGCTGCCCTATCTTGGCCGTGGCATCCATGACGGACGGACCGGGAACCTGGCCTATCACAACAGCCTGATGGTGCAGTTCTGGTCGTCGCTGGCCACGCGTGACACGCGGATGATGCGCCATGTGCTGGCGACCCACTTCCCGCCGAAACTGACCAATGCGACCTATGCCACCTATATCCGCTGCCATGATGACATCGGCTGGGCGGTGACGGATGAGGATGCGGCGGCGCTTGGCCTGTCCGGCCCCGCGCACCGCGCGTATCTGTCCGATTTTTACGAAGGCAGTTTTCCCGGCACGTTTTCGCGCGGGGCGCTGTTCCAGCACAACGAAGCCACGGGTGACAAACGGATTTCCGGCAGTTTCGCCTCGCTCGCGGGGCTTGAAACGGCGCTGGGGGCCAATGACCGAACGGCTATCGACCATGCGATCAATCGTATCCTGATGGGCCATGCGTTGATCGCGGCTTTCGGGGGGATACCGCTGATCTATATGGGGGACGAGCTGGCGCTGCTGAATGACCGCAGCTACGAAACGGTGCCCGAGCATGCACATGACAGCCGTTGGATTCATCGCCCGCAGATGGATTGGCAGCTTGCCGAAGCGCGCCATAGCGGCGAGACGCCCGCAGCGCAGGTCTTTGCCGGAACGCGGCACATTTTGGCCCGCCGCCGCGCAACAGCGGCGATTCACGCGGGCAATGCGACCCGCGTCATCCCCTGCGACACGCCGCAAGTCTTTGCCTTTACGCGTGAGACGCCGACCGGCAATCTGTTGTGTTTGTTCAACTTTTCGGAAGACTGGGTGCATCTGCCTGCAAGCTGGCTGCGCGCGCAGGGGACCGTGCGGTTGCATGACGAATTGTCGGACCTGCCGGTTGCGGTGCATG
- a CDS encoding L,D-transpeptidase family protein, with translation MGRRFPCSIGKDGVTDRKREGDGKTPLGTHRFVGMLYRPDRLSPRQLPDWALPFGPSDLWSDDPRDPDYNLMVRAPHGFGHERLTRPDPMYDLILLTDWNWPFSVPGRGSAIFVHTWRRPRHGTAGCVGFARADLLWIANRIRHESRLIIRP, from the coding sequence ATGGGGCGGCGTTTTCCCTGTTCGATCGGCAAGGACGGCGTGACCGATCGCAAGCGCGAGGGGGACGGAAAGACGCCGCTTGGGACGCACCGCTTCGTCGGGATGCTGTATCGTCCTGACCGCCTGTCGCCCCGGCAATTGCCGGACTGGGCGCTGCCCTTTGGTCCGTCGGACCTGTGGTCGGATGATCCGCGTGATCCGGATTACAACTTGATGGTGCGCGCGCCCCACGGGTTTGGCCATGAACGCCTGACGCGGCCTGATCCGATGTATGATCTGATCTTGCTGACCGACTGGAACTGGCCCTTTTCCGTTCCGGGGCGCGGCTCGGCGATTTTTGTCCACACCTGGCGCAGGCCGCGCCATGGCACGGCGGGCTGCGTGGGTTTCGCAAGGGCTGACCTGTTGTGGATCGCCAACCGCATCCGGCATGAAAGCCGCCTGATCATCCGTCCCTGA
- the ribA gene encoding GTP cyclohydrolase II → MPLRPSIVERLARARGDLRMGVPVVLTGEGQAMLCVAVEALSVERLAALRVQGAVELALTARRAETLKARAYDGDLARIAVPADVGTEWLRALADPADDLRVPLKGPLRSLREGTAVLHRAALQLVKSAHLLPAALLVAVPHGLTLAGENGLTLLPLSEILPELTRSSPLHDVVHARLPMQAAAAGRLHVFRPEDGGEEHYAIEVGRPDRSLPVLARLHSACFTGDVLGSLKCDCGPQLKAALAQMGAAGAGVLLYLNQEGRGIGLANKMRAYSLQDQGFDTVEANHRLGFEDDERDFRIGAGILRQMGFSAVRLLTNNPKKLAMMESCGLTVTERVPLHVGQTEQNAAYLATKAAKSGHLL, encoded by the coding sequence ATGCCGCTGCGTCCTTCCATCGTCGAACGCCTTGCCCGTGCCCGCGGCGATTTGCGCATGGGCGTGCCCGTGGTGCTGACGGGCGAAGGGCAGGCGATGCTGTGCGTCGCGGTCGAGGCGCTGTCGGTTGAACGCCTTGCCGCGCTGCGCGTGCAGGGGGCGGTCGAACTTGCCCTGACGGCGCGGCGGGCCGAGACGTTGAAGGCCCGTGCTTACGACGGCGATCTTGCGCGGATCGCCGTTCCGGCGGACGTGGGGACCGAATGGCTGCGGGCGCTGGCCGACCCTGCCGATGATTTGCGCGTGCCGCTGAAGGGGCCGCTGCGGTCTTTGCGCGAGGGGACCGCCGTTTTGCACCGCGCGGCGCTGCAATTGGTGAAATCGGCGCATCTGCTGCCTGCGGCGCTGCTGGTGGCCGTTCCGCACGGGTTGACGCTGGCGGGTGAGAACGGGCTGACGCTGCTGCCGCTTTCAGAGATTTTGCCGGAACTTACGCGGTCTTCGCCGCTGCATGACGTTGTGCATGCCCGTTTGCCGATGCAGGCGGCTGCTGCGGGGCGGTTGCATGTGTTTCGGCCCGAAGACGGGGGCGAAGAGCATTACGCGATCGAGGTCGGGCGGCCAGACCGGTCGCTTCCGGTCTTGGCGCGCCTGCATTCGGCCTGTTTCACGGGCGATGTGCTGGGCAGTCTGAAATGCGATTGCGGCCCGCAACTGAAGGCGGCGCTGGCCCAGATGGGAGCGGCGGGGGCGGGGGTTCTGCTTTACCTGAACCAGGAGGGGCGCGGGATCGGGCTTGCCAACAAGATGCGCGCCTATTCCCTGCAGGATCAGGGGTTTGACACGGTCGAGGCCAATCACCGGCTGGGGTTCGAGGATGACGAGCGCGATTTCCGCATAGGTGCGGGCATTCTGCGGCAGATGGGGTTTTCGGCGGTACGTTTGCTGACCAACAACCCCAAGAAGCTGGCCATGATGGAAAGCTGCGGGTTGACCGTGACCGAACGCGTGCCGCTGCATGTTGGCCAGACCGAGCAGAACGCGGCCTATCTGGCGACCAAGGCTGCGAAGTCGGGGCATCTTTTGTGA
- a CDS encoding response regulator transcription factor, with the protein MATLRKILLVDDDDDLREALSEQLVMTEDFDVFEARTGAEGMEKAKAGLYDLVILDVGLPDTDGRELCRRMRKQGVKCPVLMLTGHDSDADTILGLDAGANDYVTKPFKFPVLLARIRAQLRQHEQSEDAVFTLGPYTFKPAQKMLVDEKDKKIRLTEKETNILKFLYRAQQSVVARDVLLHEVWGYNAGVTTHTLETHIYRLRQKIEPDPSNARLLVTESGGYRLVA; encoded by the coding sequence ATGGCCACGCTTCGAAAGATCTTGCTGGTAGACGACGATGACGACCTGCGCGAAGCGCTGAGCGAACAGTTGGTGATGACCGAAGATTTCGACGTGTTCGAGGCCCGCACCGGGGCCGAGGGCATGGAAAAGGCCAAGGCCGGGCTTTACGATCTGGTGATCCTCGATGTCGGCCTGCCCGATACCGACGGGCGCGAACTCTGCCGCCGGATGCGGAAACAGGGCGTGAAATGCCCGGTCTTGATGCTGACGGGGCATGATTCGGATGCCGACACTATTCTGGGGCTGGATGCGGGCGCGAACGACTACGTGACCAAGCCGTTCAAGTTCCCCGTCCTGCTGGCCCGCATCCGCGCGCAGTTGCGCCAGCACGAACAATCGGAAGACGCGGTGTTCACGCTGGGGCCCTATACGTTCAAGCCCGCGCAGAAAATGCTGGTGGATGAAAAGGATAAAAAAATCCGCCTGACGGAAAAAGAAACCAACATCCTGAAGTTCCTCTATCGGGCACAACAATCCGTAGTTGCAAGGGATGTGCTCCTGCATGAGGTCTGGGGATATAACGCAGGCGTCACCACCCACACGCTCGAAACCCACATTTACCGTCTACGTCAAAAGATTGAACCCGATCCCTCCAACGCGCGTTTGCTTGTTACCGAAAGCGGCGGATACAGATTGGTCGCTTAG
- a CDS encoding exodeoxyribonuclease III, whose product MFTLATWNINSVRLREGLVAKLMADEGPDVLCLQECKSPVDKIPVDTFQSLGYTHMVARGQKGYNGVAIISKLPLEEVGARDFATLGHARHVAARLPNGVVIHNCYVPAGGDIPDRTQNEKFGQKLDFLTEMRDHFFAERPMRSILVGDLNIAPREDDVWSHKALLKIVSHTPVEVEHLAQVQDAGDWVDVTRADIPQGLLYSWWSYRAADWDAADKGRRLDHIWATRDIAAAGHASRILRPCRGWEQPSDHVPVFASFDL is encoded by the coding sequence ATGTTCACGCTGGCAACTTGGAACATCAATTCGGTGCGGCTGCGCGAAGGGTTGGTGGCAAAGCTGATGGCCGACGAAGGCCCCGACGTTCTGTGCCTGCAGGAATGCAAAAGCCCGGTCGACAAGATCCCGGTCGATACGTTCCAGTCGCTGGGCTACACCCACATGGTCGCCCGCGGCCAAAAGGGCTACAATGGCGTCGCGATCATCTCGAAACTGCCGCTCGAAGAGGTAGGCGCGCGCGATTTCGCCACGCTCGGCCATGCCCGCCACGTGGCGGCGCGGCTTCCGAACGGGGTGGTGATCCACAATTGCTACGTCCCGGCAGGCGGCGACATCCCCGACCGCACCCAGAACGAGAAGTTCGGCCAGAAGCTCGATTTCCTGACCGAGATGCGCGACCATTTCTTTGCCGAAAGGCCCATGCGGTCAATCCTTGTGGGCGATCTGAATATCGCACCGCGCGAAGATGACGTCTGGTCGCACAAGGCGCTCTTGAAAATCGTCAGCCACACCCCGGTCGAGGTCGAGCATCTGGCGCAGGTGCAGGACGCGGGCGATTGGGTCGATGTGACGCGGGCCGACATTCCGCAGGGCTTGCTCTATTCATGGTGGTCCTATCGCGCCGCCGATTGGGACGCCGCCGACAAGGGCCGCAGGCTCGACCATATCTGGGCGACCCGCGACATCGCCGCCGCCGGACACGCCAGCCGCATCCTGCGCCCCTGCCGCGGCTGGGAACAGCCAAGCGACCACGTCCCGGTCTTTGCCAGCTTCGATCTGTGA
- a CDS encoding saccharopine dehydrogenase has translation MTHLWVRAEQRPNEERVGLTPEGAAALLKAGLRVTVERSSVRAIGIDGYIAAGCEIAAENSWPDAPRDAIIFGLKELPEDGTPLHHKHIMFGHAYKGQPAGRELLKRFKAGGGTLYDLEYLVNENGRRVAAFGYWAGFAGAAVALRVWAAQQRGQIAGPVAKYAGKAELIADLQRELGTAKRPEAIVIGALGRVGTGASDLCEQMQVKVTKWDMAETASGGPFPQVLEHEIFLNCILASPGCPVFVPASAKTAARRLTVIGDIACDPTSDFSPIKVYDRATDWNAPALRVAENPPLDVTAIDNLPSLLPVESSQDYAAQLLPSLSTLVDLQSGVWGRAKTEYDRHVATV, from the coding sequence ATGACGCATCTGTGGGTCAGGGCCGAACAGCGCCCGAACGAGGAACGTGTGGGCCTGACGCCCGAAGGGGCGGCAGCCCTGCTCAAGGCCGGGCTGCGCGTCACGGTCGAACGCTCATCGGTGCGGGCAATCGGGATCGACGGCTATATCGCCGCAGGCTGCGAGATTGCGGCCGAAAATTCATGGCCCGATGCGCCCCGCGATGCGATCATCTTCGGGCTCAAGGAACTGCCCGAAGACGGCACGCCGCTGCACCACAAGCACATCATGTTCGGCCATGCCTACAAGGGCCAACCCGCAGGGCGCGAGCTTCTCAAGCGGTTCAAGGCGGGCGGTGGCACGCTCTATGACCTTGAATATCTGGTGAACGAAAACGGCCGCCGCGTCGCCGCATTCGGCTATTGGGCAGGCTTTGCCGGAGCCGCCGTCGCGCTGCGGGTCTGGGCAGCCCAGCAGCGCGGCCAGATCGCGGGGCCGGTGGCGAAATACGCCGGAAAGGCCGAACTGATCGCCGATTTGCAGCGCGAACTGGGCACCGCAAAGCGCCCCGAGGCGATTGTCATCGGCGCCTTGGGCCGCGTCGGCACTGGCGCATCGGACCTGTGCGAACAGATGCAGGTCAAGGTCACGAAATGGGACATGGCCGAAACCGCCAGCGGCGGCCCATTCCCGCAGGTGCTCGAGCACGAGATTTTCCTCAACTGCATCCTCGCCTCTCCCGGTTGCCCGGTCTTCGTGCCCGCCTCCGCCAAGACGGCGGCGCGGCGGCTGACCGTGATCGGCGATATCGCCTGCGATCCGACCTCGGATTTCTCGCCCATCAAGGTCTATGACCGCGCGACCGACTGGAACGCACCGGCCCTGCGCGTGGCGGAAAATCCACCCCTCGACGTGACGGCAATCGACAACCTGCCATCCCTCTTGCCGGTCGAATCATCGCAGGATTACGCCGCGCAACTCTTGCCCAGCCTCTCGACGCTGGTTGATCTGCAAAGCGGCGTCTGGGGACGGGCCAAAACGGAATACGACCGCCACGTGGCGACGGTCTAA
- a CDS encoding saccharopine dehydrogenase family protein codes for MTIHWCGTGLSSVPGLRRLMTGGHKVVVWNRTVEKAREAVGDLTADIRAYSLDALAAALQPGDVAISMLPADQHVGIAKVCLEKGAHFVSSSYIAPEMKALDAEFRAKGLASVNEVGLDPGIDHLMAHDLVARYRASDAYHPENVLSFTSYCGGVPKVANAFKYKFSWSPLGVLKALRSPSRSLKDFAEFKVSRPWDAITAYDAALPVPESFEVYPNRDSYPFMADYRFDPGWKVKDFVRGTIRLNGWADAWAPVFREIETLEGPAGDARLAEMAAGFWAANSYDEGEADRVVLFVSLKAERDGKTVWHEEWSMDAWGDERGTAMARLVSVPVSMAVESVLAGEIGAGVHAAPHDPVLIGKWMGQIKGLVQYLDRIDHLA; via the coding sequence ATGACGATTCATTGGTGCGGAACGGGGCTGTCGTCGGTGCCGGGTTTGCGGCGTCTGATGACAGGCGGGCACAAGGTGGTGGTCTGGAACCGCACCGTCGAAAAGGCACGCGAAGCCGTGGGCGATCTGACCGCCGACATCCGCGCCTATTCGCTCGACGCGCTGGCTGCGGCGCTGCAGCCCGGCGATGTGGCAATCTCGATGCTGCCCGCCGACCAGCATGTCGGCATCGCCAAGGTCTGTCTGGAAAAGGGGGCGCATTTCGTTTCTTCCAGCTATATCGCGCCGGAAATGAAGGCGCTTGATGCCGAATTCCGCGCCAAGGGCCTCGCTTCGGTGAACGAGGTCGGCCTCGACCCCGGCATCGACCACCTGATGGCGCATGATCTGGTGGCCCGCTACAGGGCCTCGGACGCCTATCACCCTGAAAACGTGCTCTCCTTCACCTCCTATTGCGGCGGCGTGCCCAAGGTCGCCAACGCCTTTAAATACAAGTTCTCGTGGTCGCCGCTGGGCGTGCTAAAGGCCCTGCGCTCGCCCTCGCGGTCGCTCAAGGATTTCGCCGAATTCAAGGTGTCGCGCCCTTGGGATGCGATCACGGCCTATGACGCAGCCCTGCCCGTGCCCGAAAGCTTCGAGGTCTATCCCAACCGCGACAGCTACCCCTTCATGGCAGATTACCGCTTCGATCCAGGCTGGAAGGTCAAGGATTTCGTGCGCGGCACGATCCGCCTGAACGGCTGGGCTGACGCATGGGCCCCCGTGTTCCGCGAGATCGAAACGCTCGAAGGCCCCGCAGGCGATGCGCGTCTGGCCGAGATGGCCGCAGGCTTCTGGGCGGCCAATTCCTATGACGAAGGCGAAGCCGACCGCGTCGTCCTCTTCGTGTCGCTGAAAGCCGAACGCGACGGCAAGACCGTCTGGCACGAGGAATGGTCGATGGACGCATGGGGCGACGAACGCGGCACGGCGATGGCGCGTCTGGTGTCGGTGCCGGTGTCGATGGCGGTGGAATCGGTGCTTGCGGGCGAAATCGGCGCAGGCGTCCACGCCGCGCCGCATGACCCTGTGCTGATCGGCAAATGGATGGGGCAAATCAAGGGTCTGGTGCAGTATCTCGACCGCATCGACCATCTGGCCTGA
- the purH gene encoding bifunctional phosphoribosylaminoimidazolecarboxamide formyltransferase/IMP cyclohydrolase, protein MPNLVPIGRALISVSDKSGLLDLARALAARGVELISTGGTSGMLRTAGLTVRDVAEVTGFPEMMDGRVKTLHPNVHGALLALRDDDEHLLAMAAHGIEPIDLLIVNLYPFEETVAKGADHATCIENIDIGGPAMIRAASKNHKFVTVLTDPADYQGLLDQLAAHDGATTMAFRQKMALAAYGKTAAYDTAVSNWLAGEIAEKTPRHRSFAGKLAQGLRYGENPHQGAAFYTDGSKREGVATAKQWQGKELSYNNINDTDAAFELVAEFAGDAPACAIIKHANPCGVAVGTTLAEAYLRAYDCDRTSAFGGIVALNQPLDAATAEKIVEIFTEVVIAPGASDEARAIFAAKKNLRLLTTAGLPDARSQGLAFKQVAGGFLVQDRDAGVLSTRDLRVVTKRAPTDAEMADMLFAWKVAKHVKSNAIIYVKNGATVGVGAGQMSRIDSTRIAARKSQDMAEALGLPAPLTQGSVVASDAFFPFADGLVAAAEAGATAIIQPGGSMRDDEVIAAADAAGLAMVFTGMRHFRH, encoded by the coding sequence ATGCCGAACCTTGTTCCGATTGGCCGCGCGCTGATTTCCGTCTCCGACAAAAGCGGCCTCCTCGATCTGGCACGGGCGCTTGCGGCGCGCGGGGTCGAGCTTATCTCGACCGGCGGGACCAGCGGCATGCTGCGGACGGCGGGCCTGACAGTGCGCGACGTGGCCGAAGTGACCGGCTTTCCCGAAATGATGGACGGGCGGGTCAAGACCCTGCACCCCAACGTGCACGGCGCGCTTCTGGCCCTGCGCGACGATGACGAACACCTGCTCGCCATGGCCGCGCATGGCATCGAACCGATCGACCTTCTGATCGTCAACCTCTACCCCTTCGAGGAAACCGTGGCCAAAGGCGCCGACCACGCCACCTGCATCGAGAACATCGATATTGGCGGCCCCGCGATGATCCGCGCCGCATCGAAGAACCATAAATTCGTGACCGTGCTGACCGACCCCGCCGATTATCAGGGCCTGCTCGACCAGTTGGCCGCGCATGACGGTGCGACAACCATGGCCTTCCGCCAAAAGATGGCGCTTGCCGCTTACGGCAAGACCGCCGCCTATGACACTGCCGTATCGAACTGGCTTGCGGGCGAGATTGCCGAAAAGACCCCGCGCCACCGTTCGTTTGCCGGAAAACTCGCCCAAGGGCTGCGCTACGGCGAAAACCCGCATCAGGGCGCGGCTTTCTACACCGACGGATCGAAACGCGAGGGCGTGGCGACTGCAAAGCAGTGGCAGGGCAAGGAACTGTCCTACAACAACATCAACGACACCGACGCCGCCTTTGAACTGGTGGCCGAATTCGCCGGAGACGCCCCGGCCTGCGCCATCATCAAACACGCCAACCCCTGCGGCGTGGCCGTGGGCACGACGCTGGCCGAAGCCTACCTGCGCGCCTATGACTGCGACCGCACCAGCGCCTTTGGTGGCATCGTGGCGCTGAACCAACCGCTCGACGCCGCAACCGCCGAAAAGATCGTCGAGATTTTCACCGAGGTCGTGATCGCTCCGGGTGCCAGTGACGAAGCGCGCGCCATCTTTGCCGCCAAGAAGAACCTGCGCCTTCTTACCACCGCAGGCCTGCCCGATGCGCGGTCGCAAGGCTTGGCCTTCAAGCAGGTCGCGGGCGGCTTTCTAGTGCAGGACCGCGATGCTGGCGTGCTTTCCACCCGCGACCTGCGCGTGGTGACCAAGCGCGCCCCGACCGATGCCGAAATGGCCGACATGCTTTTCGCGTGGAAAGTCGCCAAACATGTCAAATCCAATGCCATCATCTACGTCAAAAACGGCGCGACCGTCGGCGTGGGCGCAGGCCAGATGAGCCGGATCGACTCGACCCGAATCGCCGCCCGCAAATCGCAAGATATGGCGGAAGCCTTGGGCCTGCCCGCCCCCCTTACCCAAGGCTCGGTCGTCGCCTCTGACGCCTTCTTCCCCTTTGCCGACGGATTGGTTGCAGCCGCCGAAGCCGGCGCCACGGCGATCATCCAGCCCGGCGGCAGCATGCGCGACGACGAGGTGATCGCCGCCGCCGATGCGGCAGGGCTGGCGATGGTGTTCACCGGAATGCGGCATTTCCGGCATTGA
- the lspA gene encoding signal peptidase II, which produces MRLAALVAGGIFLLDQATKLAVVQGLNLIERGGIDVLPPYLTFRMAWNRGINFGLFAHDADVMRWVLIAVSLAISAWVWIWVRREGATRWAQISAGVLIGGALGNVIDRVVYGAVADFLNMSCCGFENPYAFNVADIAVFAGAFGLVLFSGDQGPDRKAKRSKLREKLRK; this is translated from the coding sequence ATGCGTTTGGCAGCTTTGGTTGCAGGCGGAATTTTCCTGCTGGATCAGGCGACGAAACTGGCCGTCGTCCAGGGCCTGAACCTGATCGAACGGGGCGGCATCGACGTGCTGCCGCCCTATCTGACGTTCCGCATGGCGTGGAACCGTGGCATCAACTTTGGCCTCTTCGCGCATGATGCCGATGTGATGCGCTGGGTGCTGATCGCCGTGTCACTGGCGATCTCGGCCTGGGTCTGGATCTGGGTGCGCCGCGAAGGCGCCACCCGCTGGGCGCAAATCTCGGCTGGCGTGCTGATCGGCGGCGCGCTTGGCAACGTGATCGACCGCGTGGTCTACGGCGCAGTGGCCGATTTCCTGAACATGTCCTGCTGCGGTTTCGAAAACCCCTATGCGTTCAACGTGGCAGACATCGCAGTTTTCGCGGGCGCCTTCGGGCTGGTGCTGTTTTCCGGCGACCAAGGCCCCGACCGCAAGGCCAAGCGCAGCAAGCTGCGGGAAAAGCTCCGCAAATAG
- a CDS encoding DUF3035 domain-containing protein codes for MQAARGVLMVAMAAVLTLAACGRGDKAPSLMNVRSTSQGPDEFAILPPKPLTLPTDLAALPEPTPGGPNLTDPTPEADAIAALGGTLRPAGGVPASDGGLTSYAARFGIASDIRQTLAGEDLEWRRDNNGRILERLLNVNVYYKAYADMSLDQQAELWRWRQAGVRTPSAPPPKPDEK; via the coding sequence ATGCAGGCAGCACGGGGGGTTCTCATGGTCGCAATGGCGGCTGTGCTGACGCTTGCGGCCTGCGGCCGGGGCGACAAGGCCCCGTCGCTGATGAACGTACGGTCGACCTCGCAGGGACCGGACGAATTCGCGATCCTGCCGCCCAAGCCTCTTACATTGCCGACCGATCTGGCCGCCTTGCCCGAACCTACGCCCGGCGGGCCCAACCTGACCGACCCCACACCCGAAGCCGACGCGATTGCGGCACTCGGCGGCACGCTGCGCCCCGCAGGCGGGGTTCCAGCCTCCGATGGTGGCCTGACATCCTACGCCGCCCGCTTCGGCATCGCCTCCGACATCCGCCAGACACTTGCGGGCGAAGACCTCGAATGGCGCAGAGACAACAACGGGCGCATCCTCGAACGTCTGCTCAACGTGAACGTCTATTACAAAGCCTATGCCGACATGTCGCTCGACCAGCAGGCCGAGCTGTGGCGTTGGCGCCAGGCTGGCGTCCGCACGCCTTCGGCCCCGCCGCCCAAACCGGACGAGAAGTAA